In Haloarcula rubripromontorii, the sequence CGACATCGTGACGCCCTACGACCTGCCGTATCAGGCCAAAGCAGCACTCTGCAACTACGTCCCAAAACTCCGTGAGACGTACAACGCGCGGGATTTGGGCGACGAACACCCAATACGGCTCACGAATCAGGCTGCGACGTTCGACCACTCCGAAGACCGCGACTACGAGTTTACGTGGTGGGTTCCGCGCCCCGGTCGGGGGACAAACTTCTGGATACCGCTTCGTATTAATCCCGAACAGGAAGACCTCTGGCACGACCTCGTATCGGAGGACGCAAAGGCAGGTGAGATACGGCTTCAGAAGCACCGAAAGAACTGGGTACTGCACGTCACCGTCGAGTACCCGGTCAAAGAACCAGAGACAGACGATGACGCCACACACATCGGCTTAGACATCGGAGAAACCGCCCTCATCACGGGCTGTGCCCTCAAGGATGGTTCTCCGACTGACCCGTTCGTGTGTAGCGGAAGCAGAGCGAAGCATCTCCGCAAAGAGATGCACACGACCCTGAAACGACTCCAAGACCGTGAGGCATCCGAATGGCGCATCGAAGACCGCTTCTCGCACTACCAAAACGCGCTTACCGACATCGTGGAGAAAGCGTCTCGACAGGTCGTCGAGTACGCTAAACAGTTCGAGAATCCGGTGTTGGTGATGGAGGACTTGACGGACATCCGTGAGCGTCTCGACTACGGGAAGTACATGAACCGTCGCCTTCACTCGTGGGCGTTCGCCCGACTTCAAGGGCGCATCGAGGACAAGGCGACGGAAGCAGGAATCCCGGTCGAGTACGTGAATCCAGCATACACGTCTCAAACGTGCCACTCGTGCCACCGTATCGGTCGGCGGGACTCGCAGGCCGAGTTCCGGTGTCCGAACGACGACTGCCACGTTTCGACGTTTCAGGCTGACATCAACGCTTCCGCGAATATCGCACGACGGGTTGACCCGTGGGGAGAGAGCGTCCCGCTTGACAAGGCGGAACGCGATGACTCGCCTCAGGATGGGAGCGGTTGTGACACCGCCACGACTCACCGCGAGGAGAGCGTACCAACGCAGATGACGCTCACGGACTACGAAGAGTCAGAACCCTCTGCCAGCGACGACTGACTGGTATTCCCCATGCGTGGGAAGCCTCGCCGTTTACGGCGAGGAGGATGTCACTGAAGCCGACGCCGTTTTGTCACCCCTTTCCGTAGCATAGCTGTGACCGGAGTCGAGGAGTGGGTGGCCGACCTCGAAGCCGCCGGGGAGCTGACCCCCGATGCAGTGTCGGCTATCGTCAGCGTTCACGGCGACCGCGGCCACCAGGCCATCGAGGCCGTCGGCGAGAGCCGGGTCAAGCAGTACCGCGATTTTACCGTCGTTGTGGGCCATGATGACGAGTATATCGTTGAAGACGGCGGCTGTACCTGCGCCGACAGCGAGTACAATCTCGACGCTGACGACCCCGACCAGCTCTGCTGGCACGCTATCGCCGTCCGCGTCGCCGAGGCCATCGACGCCGTCGACGACCACGATATGTGGTACTCGGAGGTCCGCGAGTTTCTGTAGACCCACCTTTTTCCCGCTCGGGTGAGCGCGGAGCGCTCACCGCTCGCGGCAAAAACGTGGGCGAAAAAGGCCGGACTCGCCGCCGAGCGGCGAGTCCGGGGAAACCGCGCCTCCGGCGCGGTATGCTGGGACTGCCACCGCTCCGCTACTGTGACTGCACTTTACCGCCCCGCTACCGCTCCACCGGCCGGCCAGCGCCGTAGGCAATCCGCCCGTCCAGTGAGAACCGGAGCACCGAGCGGGAGCCGAGGTCGAGCGCGCGGAGCGTGTCGGCCCGCTCGTGGTCGTCGGGGTCCACGGTGACGCGACCGCTCAGCGGTGCGACCCCCAGTTTCCCCTGGAACTCGACCGGCGTCCGTTCGAGCCGTCCCTCTCGAACCGCATAGCTCCCTATCCGCTCCCGGCGCTCCCAGGCTCGGGGCCAGTCGATGCTGACCGTCGCCACGCGGTCGCCGTCCTCGACGACCGTCGTCTCGCGCCGGGTCGCGTCGTCGCGGTGGGTGATGTCCGCGACCGTCTTCGGGTAGCCCCAGATTTCGTCGCCGAGGGCGCGCGCGGGCTCGGTCGTTACCGGGAGCGACCAGACGTAGGCCCCGGCCGCGCGGGTCAGCAAGGGAAGCAGCGGCGGCCGCCGCCGCCCGTCCGGCGTCACCACAATCGCCACCGCGAACTCGTCGTAGGGGGCCATCGCGTCGTCGCCGATGCGGTGGTACTCGACACAGAGGAGCACGACTGCCGCCCGCCGCGCCGTCGTACGGACCGGCGTCAGCCCCTCGGGCAACAGCGACTCGGCGACGCTGTACTGGGCCGGGAGTACCGCGCCGGCGACTGTTGCTTCGGTGACTAGCGGGAGCCTCACCTCGTGGCCCGTCGACAGGCGAACCCGGTCGCCGTCGGTCAGTCGGGTCACAGCCACCGCCCCAGAAACGCGCTCGCTCGACCGAACCCGCGGTGAATCGGGTCTTGTAGTCGCGCTGGAAGCCAGTGGGTCCAGCGGACGAACGTGGCGAAGGCTCCGACGGGGTAGCGGGCCTTCGGCTGGTCGGCGGTCGCTGCGGCCAGCACCGTTTCGGCGACGGTCTCCGGCGTCGTCGCCAGCGGCCCGCCGG encodes:
- a CDS encoding RNA-guided endonuclease TnpB family protein; the encoded protein is MTTIAKTLQATFAAPTAHKQSKLNDLLDTYRDGLQEAFDSRASTMSAVSDIVTPYDLPYQAKAALCNYVPKLRETYNARDLGDEHPIRLTNQAATFDHSEDRDYEFTWWVPRPGRGTNFWIPLRINPEQEDLWHDLVSEDAKAGEIRLQKHRKNWVLHVTVEYPVKEPETDDDATHIGLDIGETALITGCALKDGSPTDPFVCSGSRAKHLRKEMHTTLKRLQDREASEWRIEDRFSHYQNALTDIVEKASRQVVEYAKQFENPVLVMEDLTDIRERLDYGKYMNRRLHSWAFARLQGRIEDKATEAGIPVEYVNPAYTSQTCHSCHRIGRRDSQAEFRCPNDDCHVSTFQADINASANIARRVDPWGESVPLDKAERDDSPQDGSGCDTATTHREESVPTQMTLTDYEESEPSASDD
- a CDS encoding acetoacetate decarboxylase family protein, translated to MTRLTDGDRVRLSTGHEVRLPLVTEATVAGAVLPAQYSVAESLLPEGLTPVRTTARRAAVVLLCVEYHRIGDDAMAPYDEFAVAIVVTPDGRRRPPLLPLLTRAAGAYVWSLPVTTEPARALGDEIWGYPKTVADITHRDDATRRETTVVEDGDRVATVSIDWPRAWERRERIGSYAVREGRLERTPVEFQGKLGVAPLSGRVTVDPDDHERADTLRALDLGSRSVLRFSLDGRIAYGAGRPVER